A genomic window from Companilactobacillus alimentarius DSM 20249 includes:
- a CDS encoding S1 RNA-binding domain-containing protein produces the protein MEIAEMYGQVLAGTVTDLNKDEAFVQIDGKTFALDLNELTEIPELGDEISGFIYENQAHKNKMTTVMPFVVQGVWDFAEVTEVRTDLGVFVNVGLEDKDIVVSLDDLPFEHSEWPKKGDSLMVKLEIDHKGRLWGKLADIELYTQIARSPGEDTKNKDEEGTVIAIRESGAFVMTESYYIGFIHVNEQGEPLHIGQHVKARVIGTSHRRLNLSMKPRAYEEITPDAQMIVAVLEHAQEKKIPYTDKSDPDDIREYFGISKGSFKRALGNLMKQGKIEQKDGYTYLK, from the coding sequence ATGGAAATAGCAGAAATGTATGGTCAAGTTTTGGCAGGAACTGTGACTGACTTAAATAAGGACGAAGCTTTCGTTCAAATAGATGGGAAGACTTTTGCTTTAGATCTAAATGAATTAACAGAAATTCCAGAATTAGGTGATGAAATCAGTGGATTTATTTATGAGAATCAAGCTCATAAAAACAAAATGACAACTGTTATGCCATTTGTCGTTCAAGGCGTTTGGGATTTTGCTGAAGTAACAGAAGTTAGAACCGATTTAGGCGTTTTCGTAAATGTTGGATTAGAAGATAAGGATATTGTTGTTTCTTTGGATGATCTGCCATTTGAACATTCAGAATGGCCTAAAAAAGGTGATAGTCTGATGGTTAAATTGGAAATTGATCACAAAGGACGCTTATGGGGAAAATTAGCTGATATTGAGCTTTACACTCAAATTGCTCGTAGTCCTGGTGAAGACACTAAGAATAAAGATGAAGAGGGTACTGTTATTGCCATTCGTGAGAGTGGTGCTTTTGTCATGACTGAGAGTTATTATATTGGTTTCATTCATGTCAATGAACAAGGGGAACCTTTACATATCGGCCAACATGTTAAAGCCCGTGTCATTGGTACAAGCCATCGTCGCTTGAACCTCTCAATGAAGCCACGTGCTTATGAAGAAATTACGCCAGATGCACAAATGATTGTTGCTGTGTTGGAACATGCCCAGGAGAAAAAGATTCCTTATACTGATAAAAGTGATCCGGATGATATAAGAGAATACTTCGGTATTAGTAAGGGAAGCTTCAAACGAGCTTTAGGCAATTTAATGAAGCAAGGTAAGATTGAACAAAAAGATGGCTATACTTATCTCAAATAG
- a CDS encoding ECF transporter S component: MGKSLDKFHELIGVAVFAALGTILMFFEFPVLFWLPFLKIDLSDVVTLIGTFAFVPVGGTLIALIKSMVHVIVTGSGVAGLIGNGSAFVGAVSLLLPFNYFWKKGKKISAIVFGTIVMTIVMSILNYFVVMPLYMNVIGMKLNMSLAEYVATGVVPFNIVKALIISIAVMIVYPRIKGHFAIK; the protein is encoded by the coding sequence ATGGGAAAGAGTTTAGACAAGTTTCATGAGCTAATTGGAGTAGCTGTTTTTGCGGCATTGGGAACAATTTTGATGTTCTTTGAATTTCCAGTATTGTTTTGGTTACCCTTTTTAAAAATTGATCTTAGTGATGTTGTCACTTTGATAGGGACTTTTGCGTTTGTACCAGTTGGAGGAACTTTGATTGCATTGATCAAGTCAATGGTGCATGTTATTGTTACCGGTAGCGGTGTAGCGGGTTTGATTGGTAATGGCTCAGCTTTTGTTGGAGCGGTTTCATTATTATTACCGTTCAATTATTTTTGGAAAAAGGGTAAAAAAATCTCAGCAATTGTTTTTGGGACCATTGTTATGACGATTGTAATGTCAATTTTAAATTATTTTGTTGTCATGCCACTATACATGAATGTGATAGGAATGAAACTTAATATGAGTTTAGCTGAATATGTGGCAACAGGTGTGGTACCATTTAATATTGTTAAGGCTTTAATCATTTCGATTGCTGTAATGATTGTTTATCCAAGAATTAAAGGACATTTTGCAATAAAATAG
- the xerD gene encoding site-specific tyrosine recombinase XerD: MSEKLSIKNQKMIDAIADYARYLRLDRGLSQNTIISYQQDLLEFSSFLEQQKIAFYPEDHFVVTKFFVSQDKEKKSKTSQMRMFSSLKRFYQWMEMIDKISANPMNELDAPKKGTHLPVVLSMEEVNALIESPDVSTPLGVRDRTIFEVMYATGLRVSELVNLSMDDLHLDLELIKTLGKGNKERLLPIGDTAITWLKKYFEQTRKPLVEKYGEQKEVFLNFRGKKLTRQSIWRMIKKYIAQVGIKKDVTPHTLRHSFATNLLENGADLRVVQELLGHSDISTTQIYTHINQTRMKQVYNKAFPRA; encoded by the coding sequence ATGAGTGAAAAACTATCAATTAAGAATCAAAAGATGATTGATGCGATTGCTGATTATGCAAGATATTTACGTTTAGATCGAGGTTTATCCCAAAATACGATTATCTCTTATCAACAGGATCTTCTGGAATTTAGTAGCTTTTTGGAACAACAAAAGATAGCTTTTTATCCTGAGGATCATTTTGTCGTCACTAAATTTTTTGTCAGTCAGGATAAAGAGAAAAAATCTAAGACTTCACAAATGCGAATGTTTTCATCTTTAAAAAGGTTCTATCAATGGATGGAAATGATTGACAAAATCTCGGCCAATCCTATGAACGAATTGGATGCTCCCAAAAAGGGCACACATTTACCAGTGGTTCTATCAATGGAAGAGGTCAACGCTTTGATTGAGTCACCTGATGTTTCTACGCCATTGGGTGTCAGAGATCGGACTATTTTTGAAGTGATGTACGCGACTGGCTTGCGTGTCAGTGAATTAGTCAATCTAAGTATGGATGATCTACATTTGGACTTGGAGTTGATTAAGACTTTGGGTAAAGGGAATAAAGAACGTTTGTTACCAATTGGCGATACAGCTATTACTTGGCTAAAGAAATATTTTGAACAGACACGAAAGCCATTAGTAGAAAAATATGGTGAACAAAAAGAAGTCTTTTTGAACTTTCGTGGTAAGAAATTAACGAGACAGTCGATTTGGCGTATGATCAAGAAGTATATTGCCCAAGTTGGTATTAAAAAAGACGTTACACCACATACTTTGCGCCATTCCTTTGCGACAAATTTGTTGGAAAATGGCGCTGATCTGCGTGTTGTTCAAGAATTATTGGGTCATTCTGATATTTCAACAACACAGATTTATACGCATATTAATCAGACGAGAATGAAACAAGTTTATAATAAGGCTTTTCCGAGAGCCTAA
- the cmk gene encoding (d)CMP kinase gives MQIAIDGPASAGKSTIAKLIAKNLKFVYCDTGAMYRTVTLLAKKNDVGYGDTLDILKLMSEHKIHFLNKEDGQHVYLDDEDVSDTIRTEDITNNVSQVSAIKEVRTELVKMQRDMANNIDIVMDGRDIGTTVLPNAEVKIFLIASVEVRAQRRYKENLERGIKTPLKELQDEIAARDYKDSHREVSPLRKASDAIEIDSSDMTIEQVVKKVTEIVNEKK, from the coding sequence ATGCAAATTGCGATCGATGGACCAGCTTCAGCTGGAAAAAGTACTATTGCTAAATTAATTGCAAAGAATTTAAAATTTGTTTACTGTGATACAGGTGCGATGTATCGGACAGTGACATTGCTTGCAAAAAAGAATGATGTAGGTTATGGTGATACTCTTGATATTTTGAAGTTGATGTCAGAGCACAAGATTCATTTTCTTAATAAGGAAGATGGACAACATGTTTATTTAGATGATGAGGATGTATCTGATACTATTCGAACTGAGGATATTACGAATAATGTTTCTCAAGTCTCAGCTATCAAGGAAGTTAGAACGGAATTGGTAAAAATGCAACGAGATATGGCAAACAATATTGATATTGTGATGGATGGTCGTGATATTGGAACAACTGTTTTGCCAAATGCAGAAGTAAAGATTTTCTTAATAGCAAGTGTAGAAGTGCGTGCTCAAAGAAGATACAAGGAAAATCTTGAACGTGGGATCAAGACACCGTTAAAGGAATTACAGGATGAAATTGCTGCACGTGATTATAAAGATTCACATAGGGAAGTTTCTCCTTTGAGAAAAGCCAGCGATGCAATTGAAATTGATAGTTCAGATATGACGATTGAACAAGTTGTTAAAAAAGTTACAGAAATAGTTAATGAGAAAAAGTAG
- a CDS encoding NAD(P)-dependent alcohol dehydrogenase, producing MRIKAAVVDKVNDPFVIKDDVELADVTDDGLQVKVVASGICHSDEALRKGDAAFSFPVVLGHEGSGIVEKVGKNVSNFKPGDHIIMSFYSCGECDNCLKGKPTQCRKYAASNLSGTRPDGSDQFTEDGHHVSDMFNQSSFTTHTVIDKRNAVKVPKDLDLRKLGPLGCGYVTGSGTVFNTLQPKPGDTIAVFGTGAVGLAAMMAGKISGCVKVIAVDIVDSRLELAKKMGATDAINSKNEDAVEAIKKLTGGLGVDWAVDTTGVAKVMTDSIAALTQGGTTATIAVTPHNIDISTWNDLCVDDKKVVGVNMGDSIPQIDIPRLIEFYKLGAFPFDLTEKFYDFDQINEADADSVSGKTIKPILVIDKDYQPGK from the coding sequence ATGAGAATTAAAGCTGCTGTAGTTGATAAAGTAAATGATCCATTTGTTATTAAGGATGACGTTGAATTAGCTGATGTGACTGATGACGGTCTTCAAGTTAAAGTCGTTGCTTCTGGTATTTGTCATTCTGATGAGGCTCTACGTAAAGGTGATGCCGCCTTTAGTTTTCCTGTTGTTTTAGGTCACGAAGGATCTGGAATTGTTGAAAAAGTCGGTAAAAATGTTTCTAATTTTAAACCCGGCGATCATATTATTATGTCATTTTATTCATGTGGTGAGTGCGATAATTGTTTGAAAGGTAAACCAACTCAATGTCGTAAATATGCTGCATCCAACCTTTCAGGTACACGTCCTGACGGATCTGACCAATTTACTGAAGATGGTCACCACGTTAGTGATATGTTCAATCAATCATCTTTTACAACTCATACAGTGATCGACAAGAGAAACGCTGTTAAAGTTCCTAAGGATCTTGATCTAAGAAAACTTGGACCTTTGGGCTGTGGCTATGTAACTGGTAGTGGTACAGTCTTTAATACTCTACAACCAAAACCTGGCGACACAATTGCTGTCTTTGGTACTGGTGCTGTTGGTCTAGCTGCCATGATGGCTGGTAAGATCTCTGGATGTGTCAAAGTTATTGCCGTTGATATTGTTGATTCCCGTTTGGAATTGGCTAAAAAGATGGGTGCAACCGACGCTATCAATAGTAAAAATGAAGATGCTGTTGAAGCTATCAAGAAATTAACTGGCGGTCTTGGTGTTGACTGGGCTGTTGATACTACTGGTGTTGCCAAAGTGATGACTGATTCGATTGCCGCTTTGACTCAAGGTGGTACAACCGCTACAATTGCTGTTACACCACATAACATCGATATTAGTACTTGGAATGATCTTTGTGTTGATGATAAAAAAGTTGTCGGCGTCAACATGGGTGACTCGATTCCTCAAATCGACATCCCTCGTTTGATTGAATTTTATAAGTTAGGTGCCTTTCCATTTGATTTGACTGAAAAGTTCTACGACTTTGACCAAATCAATGAGGCCGACGCTGATTCTGTTAGTGGTAAGACTATCAAACCTATCTTAGTTATTGATAAAGATTATCAACCTGGTAAATAA
- a CDS encoding pseudouridine synthase — MEKVRLQKFMADAGVASRRKSEELIAKGHVRVNNKVVTEMGVKVDHHDKVEVDGMPLETEKKRYILMYKPRGVISAVKDNKDRKVVTDLLKEDVEERVYPIGRLDYDTSGLLLLTNDGEFANHLMHPRYHVDKTYVAKIEGILTTEEIKKLEGGIKFKDYTSARAKVSVMSKDKKKNSSIVKIIIHEGHNHQVKNMFDAVGHKVEKLAREKYGFLTLDGLVSGKYRDLTRQEVAQLKSDNK; from the coding sequence ATGGAGAAAGTTAGATTACAGAAATTTATGGCTGATGCAGGAGTTGCTTCCAGACGCAAATCTGAGGAGTTAATTGCTAAAGGTCATGTCAGAGTTAACAATAAAGTAGTTACTGAGATGGGCGTTAAAGTCGATCATCATGATAAAGTTGAAGTCGATGGGATGCCGCTTGAAACAGAAAAGAAACGTTATATTTTAATGTATAAGCCCCGTGGCGTTATTTCTGCCGTCAAGGATAATAAAGATAGAAAAGTTGTGACTGATTTATTAAAGGAAGACGTTGAAGAACGTGTTTATCCTATTGGTCGCTTGGATTATGATACGTCTGGTTTATTATTGTTGACCAATGATGGTGAATTTGCCAATCATTTAATGCATCCTAGATATCACGTGGACAAGACCTATGTAGCTAAGATTGAAGGCATTTTGACGACTGAGGAGATCAAGAAACTAGAGGGTGGAATCAAGTTTAAAGACTACACCTCTGCTCGAGCAAAAGTTTCGGTGATGTCTAAAGACAAGAAGAAAAATTCTTCAATTGTAAAGATAATTATTCATGAAGGTCATAATCATCAAGTAAAAAACATGTTTGATGCTGTAGGACACAAAGTTGAAAAGTTGGCTCGTGAAAAATACGGTTTCTTAACTTTAGATGGACTAGTTTCTGGTAAATATCGTGATTTAACTAGACAAGAGGTAGCCCAGTTGAAGAGTGACAATAAGTAG
- a CDS encoding LysM peptidoglycan-binding domain-containing protein: MADKDKNNMSGDTRVPKSTQGLEGSVSLEDLKKYHLINNGENTPTDAVSDDQTSNDEPVDNNDNSDVNNSNVDEQSDSIDHLRSEESQDHLSDSKPVINPDSIDNSEQSSQEVNEQPVDTDDNYEQPVDSDENQADTQEDTKKSDKPWENSFDTDTDDDGHVSRAVTKEKQRGNHTLVITLVIALIIIMFTPVVYNAVKGSSSGDLDSAQSEKSVENKDKSNKKKSSKKKTTPKKSTKKSSTKKAAANNNSTASNKSNNDSNNNSSTTANNDTDSNANSGSSTDGSTNNTASGTTDSNSGTTTNANDSNSTSNSQSQTNQQASNTTSNSNDSSTTSSNDSSSSASYYTVKAGDNWFRIAYNNDLTTAQLKSLNSNVGTLTPGTTLRVK, translated from the coding sequence ATGGCCGATAAGGATAAAAACAATATGTCTGGCGATACTCGCGTTCCTAAATCCACACAAGGACTTGAGGGATCCGTTAGTCTCGAAGATCTGAAGAAATATCATTTAATTAATAATGGTGAGAATACACCTACGGATGCAGTTTCTGATGATCAAACTTCTAATGATGAGCCTGTAGATAATAATGATAATTCAGATGTTAATAATTCTAACGTCGATGAACAATCTGATTCTATAGATCATCTTCGATCTGAAGAAAGCCAAGATCATTTAAGCGATTCAAAACCGGTAATTAATCCGGATTCAATTGATAATAGTGAACAAAGTTCTCAAGAAGTTAATGAACAACCGGTTGATACTGATGACAATTATGAACAACCAGTCGATAGTGATGAAAATCAAGCAGATACCCAAGAGGATACCAAAAAGAGCGATAAGCCTTGGGAGAATAGTTTTGATACCGATACTGACGACGATGGTCATGTTTCTCGAGCTGTCACTAAAGAAAAGCAACGTGGTAATCATACATTAGTAATAACCTTAGTAATTGCTTTGATTATTATTATGTTTACTCCAGTTGTTTATAATGCTGTGAAAGGCAGTAGTAGTGGAGATTTAGATAGTGCTCAATCTGAAAAATCAGTTGAGAACAAAGATAAGTCTAATAAGAAGAAATCTTCTAAGAAGAAGACGACTCCTAAAAAATCTACTAAGAAATCATCTACTAAGAAAGCAGCTGCAAATAATAATTCAACTGCAAGTAATAAGAGCAATAACGACAGCAATAACAATAGTTCAACAACTGCTAATAATGATACTGATTCTAATGCTAATAGCGGTTCATCAACTGATGGCAGCACTAATAATACAGCATCAGGTACTACTGATAGCAATAGTGGAACGACTACTAATGCTAATGATAGTAATTCGACTTCAAACTCGCAGTCGCAAACTAATCAACAAGCATCTAATACAACGTCGAATAGTAACGATTCATCTACGACGTCAAGCAACGATTCTAGTTCATCAGCTTCGTATTATACGGTTAAAGCTGGAGACAATTGGTTTAGAATCGCATATAATAACGATTTAACAACTGCTCAATTAAAGAGTTTAAATAGTAATGTTGGTACATTGACACCAGGTACTACATTAAGAGTAAAATAG
- a CDS encoding segregation and condensation protein A, with amino-acid sequence MQKLNLVLTDFQGPIDLLLHLIKESKVDIYDIPIAQITQQYIDYLKSMKVLQLDIAGDYLVMASTLMSIKSKMLLPQSPDEIEDDISEDPRNELVSQLLTYQTYKRVAAYFEEKEQTRHQQFDKGVSVPKEHLNQFLKPGSVVLNDLAVTYAELLKEQKFHQPETETIENETLSIEDATKNILSELKTVKKMTFKALLKLNNNIEEIVTDFMAILELASKQRVSVSQNDFQSELFIELRN; translated from the coding sequence ATGCAAAAATTAAATTTAGTTCTAACTGATTTTCAAGGTCCGATTGATTTGTTGCTGCATTTGATCAAGGAATCAAAAGTGGATATTTACGATATACCAATTGCACAAATTACCCAGCAATATATTGACTATTTAAAAAGTATGAAAGTATTGCAGTTGGATATTGCTGGTGATTATTTGGTCATGGCGTCCACTCTAATGTCAATCAAGAGTAAGATGTTGTTGCCGCAATCTCCAGATGAGATTGAGGACGATATTTCAGAAGATCCACGAAATGAATTGGTTTCACAATTATTGACGTATCAAACTTATAAAAGAGTGGCAGCCTATTTTGAAGAAAAGGAACAAACAAGGCACCAACAATTCGATAAGGGTGTCAGTGTTCCTAAAGAACATCTGAATCAATTTTTGAAACCTGGTTCAGTAGTCTTGAATGATTTGGCGGTGACGTATGCGGAATTATTGAAGGAACAAAAGTTTCATCAGCCGGAAACAGAAACGATTGAAAATGAAACCTTGTCAATTGAAGACGCGACTAAGAACATTTTGAGTGAATTGAAAACAGTTAAAAAGATGACTTTTAAGGCACTTTTGAAATTAAATAATAATATTGAAGAAATAGTCACTGATTTTATGGCGATTCTGGAATTGGCTAGCAAACAGAGAGTCTCAGTCAGCCAGAATGACTTTCAGAGTGAACTATTTATTGAATTGAGGAATTAA
- the der gene encoding ribosome biogenesis GTPase Der, which translates to MAVPVVALVGRPNVGKSTIFNRIINERLSIVEDTPGVTRDRIYSRASWLGKEFRLIDTGGIEMSGEKLSVQIKNQAEIAIDEADVIVFIVNGQNSVTKEDEDVAKILYRTKKPVILAVNKADNPEQRENIYDFYSLGFGDPNPISGAQGTGLGDLLDEIVKAFPNDDKAEDDESIKFSFIGRPNVGKSSLVNAILGDERVIVSDMQGTTRDAVDTKYHDERLDKDFTMIDTAGIRKRGKVYENTEKYSVLRALSAIDKSDVVCVVLNAEEGIREQDKRVAGYAHNAGKGVIIVVNKWDTLKKDTNTMKDFENQIRVEFQYLAYAPIIFTSAIKGQRLDKIPELVERVFDNRHRRIQSSVLNDLLLRATSIAPTPLVNGKRLRIYYMTQVAIQPPTFVVFVNDNELLHFSYERFLINQLRETFDFEGTPIKILPRKRK; encoded by the coding sequence ATGGCTGTTCCAGTAGTTGCGTTAGTAGGACGCCCCAATGTTGGTAAATCTACTATTTTCAATAGAATAATCAATGAACGACTATCTATTGTAGAAGATACACCAGGTGTAACTAGAGATCGGATTTACTCACGAGCTAGTTGGCTTGGAAAAGAATTTCGCTTGATTGATACCGGTGGTATTGAAATGAGCGGGGAGAAGTTATCAGTTCAAATTAAGAACCAAGCTGAAATTGCGATTGATGAGGCTGATGTCATTGTTTTCATCGTTAATGGTCAAAATAGTGTTACTAAAGAAGATGAGGATGTTGCTAAAATCCTTTATCGGACAAAGAAACCAGTTATTCTTGCTGTTAATAAAGCTGATAATCCAGAACAACGTGAAAACATTTATGATTTCTATTCATTAGGGTTTGGCGATCCTAATCCCATTTCTGGTGCTCAAGGTACTGGTTTAGGTGATTTGTTGGATGAAATTGTTAAGGCATTTCCTAATGATGACAAGGCTGAGGATGATGAATCAATAAAATTTAGTTTCATTGGTCGTCCTAACGTGGGTAAATCATCATTGGTCAATGCTATTTTGGGTGATGAACGAGTTATTGTTTCTGATATGCAAGGAACGACTCGAGATGCTGTCGATACCAAATATCATGATGAAAGACTTGATAAAGATTTTACGATGATTGATACAGCAGGTATTAGAAAACGTGGGAAAGTTTATGAGAATACTGAAAAGTACTCTGTCTTACGTGCGTTGAGTGCAATTGATAAGTCAGATGTTGTCTGTGTAGTTTTGAATGCTGAAGAAGGTATTCGTGAACAGGATAAACGTGTGGCTGGATATGCCCATAATGCTGGTAAAGGTGTTATTATCGTTGTTAATAAATGGGATACTTTGAAAAAAGATACCAATACAATGAAGGACTTTGAAAACCAAATTAGAGTTGAATTTCAATATTTAGCTTATGCGCCAATAATTTTTACTTCGGCTATTAAGGGACAACGATTGGATAAAATTCCAGAATTGGTTGAAAGAGTCTTTGATAATCGTCACCGTCGAATCCAATCATCCGTTCTAAATGATCTCTTGTTGCGGGCAACTTCTATTGCACCAACACCATTAGTTAACGGTAAGCGATTAAGAATCTACTACATGACTCAAGTGGCGATTCAACCGCCAACATTCGTTGTTTTTGTAAATGACAATGAATTATTGCATTTCTCTTATGAAAGATTTTTGATTAATCAATTGCGGGAAACTTTTGACTTTGAAGGGACCCCAATTAAGATTTTACCTAGAAAGCGGAAATAG
- a CDS encoding DUF4931 domain-containing protein, with translation MSNKDVLVFEIEQAKGKPRDIKKKKDYCPFCDTKNLTNIIEQKNDMIWLENKFKTLKDTNQTLVIESSDHYGDISNYSVAKNKEVFEFIYHCWDEMIQSKKYESVLMYKNFGPMSGGSLRHPHFQIIGLDKVDGYKHIEEENFTGMDVFNSKHINVNVSQKPIMGFVEFNVAINNPQYIDDLAEFTRVTVKYVLDDLYGGKFDSYNIFFYKFGKKIICKIEARYVVSPYFVGYRLSQRDGDKQVRGIADVLLKRLQENTQSDEIK, from the coding sequence TTGTCGAATAAAGATGTATTGGTTTTTGAGATTGAACAAGCAAAAGGAAAGCCAAGGGATATAAAAAAGAAAAAAGATTATTGTCCTTTCTGTGATACTAAGAATCTGACTAATATCATTGAACAAAAGAACGATATGATTTGGTTGGAAAATAAGTTTAAAACCTTGAAGGATACCAATCAGACATTAGTAATTGAATCTAGTGATCACTATGGAGATATTTCTAACTATTCTGTTGCTAAAAATAAGGAAGTATTTGAGTTTATTTATCACTGTTGGGATGAAATGATTCAAAGTAAAAAATATGAAAGCGTCTTAATGTATAAGAACTTTGGACCAATGTCTGGTGGTTCTTTACGTCATCCACATTTTCAAATTATTGGACTAGATAAAGTTGACGGATACAAGCATATTGAGGAAGAGAATTTTACAGGGATGGATGTTTTTAATTCCAAACATATCAACGTTAATGTGTCACAAAAGCCCATCATGGGTTTCGTTGAATTCAATGTTGCAATTAATAACCCCCAATATATTGATGATTTGGCTGAGTTTACTAGAGTAACGGTTAAATATGTCTTAGATGATTTATATGGTGGTAAGTTCGATTCCTACAATATTTTCTTTTATAAATTTGGAAAGAAAATCATTTGTAAAATTGAAGCTAGATATGTTGTTTCACCTTACTTTGTGGGTTATCGTTTATCGCAGCGTGATGGAGATAAGCAGGTCAGAGGTATTGCAGATGTCTTGTTAAAGAGATTGCAGGAAAATACCCAAAGTGATGAGATAAAGTAA
- the scpB gene encoding SMC-Scp complex subunit ScpB has product MYQAKIMALLFVAGDQGIKEHDLADLLEIDGAALRQNLEQLKVKLITDGESGIQLVQYNSTYKLVTKNENSELLTKYFKAGLGTKLSQAALEVLSIIAYRQPITRIEIDEIRGVQSSGSINTLLVRKLIKENGKKNVPGHPNLYVVTDEFFDYFGIKSLKELPKIENFEDASEIGEINGES; this is encoded by the coding sequence GTGTATCAAGCAAAGATAATGGCGTTGTTATTTGTCGCAGGTGATCAGGGTATTAAAGAGCATGATTTAGCTGATCTTTTGGAGATAGATGGTGCGGCTTTGAGACAAAACTTGGAACAATTGAAAGTTAAATTGATAACTGATGGCGAGTCAGGAATTCAATTAGTACAATATAATTCAACTTATAAATTGGTTACTAAAAATGAGAATAGTGAATTATTGACTAAATACTTCAAAGCTGGTTTAGGGACTAAATTGAGTCAGGCGGCTTTAGAAGTTTTGTCGATTATCGCTTATCGTCAACCAATCACGCGAATTGAAATTGATGAGATCCGTGGGGTTCAGAGTTCCGGAAGTATAAATACCCTTTTGGTTCGAAAATTGATTAAAGAGAATGGTAAGAAGAATGTTCCAGGTCACCCTAATTTATATGTGGTGACGGATGAATTTTTTGATTACTTTGGAATTAAGAGTTTAAAAGAATTACCAAAAATAGAGAATTTTGAAGATGCTTCCGAAATAGGAGAAATAAATGGAGAAAGTTAG
- a CDS encoding HU family DNA-binding protein, with the protein MANKAELIDSVASKTGLTKKDATSAVDAVFETIQDNLSEGNKVQLIGFGNFEVRQRAARKGRNPQTGEEIKIPASKVPAFKPGKALKDSVK; encoded by the coding sequence ATGGCAAATAAAGCTGAACTTATTGATAGTGTAGCAAGCAAAACTGGCTTGACAAAGAAGGATGCAACTTCTGCTGTTGATGCAGTTTTCGAAACAATCCAAGACAACTTATCAGAAGGAAACAAAGTTCAATTGATCGGCTTTGGTAACTTTGAAGTTCGTCAACGTGCTGCTCGTAAGGGTCGCAACCCACAAACTGGTGAAGAAATTAAGATTCCAGCAAGCAAAGTACCTGCATTTAAACCAGGTAAGGCTTTGAAGGATTCAGTTAAATAA